The genomic segment CAACGAAAAGTGCAGTATCGCGTCCGTAGTGCTGATAAAGTACATCCGTCTTCATCTGCCTCTGCATTCCCCAAAGTCGTTTCTAATAAGACAACATAGTtccgaaaaaaagaaaacctacTGGACCAATTTTATATTGTTGTTACAGTCCGTCAATAAGAAAGCCGTTCAAGTCTGATGTGGACCATTAATAATCTGTGGTTAGAAGCAGTGTCATCCATGAAGCATGTTCCTCTGTTTTGTGCTAGCTACATAATAAACATGCCTTTTTAAATTCATGTTATTGATTACAATCGCATTGTGAATTCAGAGAGACGGCACAAGACTGAAccatatgtttaaaaaaaagggcatCTTTGATGAACGCTGCcatatgtgtgtttgtcttcaaCTCAGAAGCAAGTTGTTGTGTTTTCCCCCCTTTTAGATATTTGGATCAATATTGCTGCATTCTTTGCCCTTAGGCTCTACAGATTTCTTTTGAAAGTTTAATGTGCAGCCTTTCTCAATTCATCCATGAATCATTTCAGCATGCCATATAATACATTGACCTAGCATTGACTTTCTGTTCTGTCAAATCTGCATTCAAAATATGTGGCCTTGATAACGGTATTGCGTGCAACTGCTTTTGGACATTATCATGAAGTGACAGGAATCGAAACTAAAGATTATGCACCAAGTCTCTTCCCGCTGCAGTTTTGCGCTGcagcgtacacacacacacgcacgcacacgggtATAGGGCTGAAAGGTACTGCAGGGTTGAGGTTTCCATGACTACCTTTAAATAAGAGCCAGTCACCGTGTGATATTctgctgatgtttgttttgttccccccccccagagcTGCCATCGAGGAGACTTACTCCAAATCCATGGGCAAACTGGCTAAGATGGCCAGCAACGGAAGCCCGCAAGGgtgagtgaaaataaaatcaattgtGTACCATTGGAAGGGCGCTTTAGAATATCCTTGATAATAAATAGCGCCATGGCTGCGTATAAGATATGGATGAGAACCAAATGTTCACATTTGTCCCTTCTGTACTGATTAAATAATCCAAGTACTTACACCATATTGTCATTtgtgctgtttattttttttgcccaggACGTTTGCACCAATGTGGGATGTGTTCAGGGTGTCTTCTGACAAACTGGCTCTCTGCCATCTTGAGCTCATGAGAAAGATGAACGATCTCATTCGGGACATCAATAAGTACGGTGATGAGCAGGTCAAAATTCACCGCaaggtatatatatatatcaatgGGAAGACCCAACTTCCAAGTCTTGTCACGTAATGatattgtgcatgttttttcaGACAAAGGAAGACATGGTGGGGACTGTCGAGGCGGTGCAGGCACTGCAAGTTCAGAGTGGCCACCTTCAGAAGTCCAAAGAGGGTTACCATGCCAAATGTTTGGAGCTGGAGAGGCTCAGGAAGGAGGGAGCACCACAGAAGGAACAGGAAAAAGTTAGTTCCTACTTCTTTTTAAAGGACTTTAAGCTATGTTAAAAtcaattcttttctttttttcaattgataTTGGGCTTTTTGAGAAAACAATGTTGAAATAAAGTTTTAttgtcctctctctctctcgctctctctcgctctctctctcaaaaGGCGGATCTGAAGTCTAAGAAAGCAGCAGAATCATTTGCACTGTGTATTGAAAAGCACAATCGAGTGGGAGGAGAGTTTGAACAAAAGATGAACGAGTCTGCTCAGGTCAGCTCTAATTCCGAGACCCCTTTGCCCGTTTTTTGGGGGAggtgtgtggaaaaaaaaaaaaaaaaattatttgtgcTCTCAGTCTCAACACTATTCTTAAACTCCCGGTTCATATATTCTGTAACTTCAGAACATTAATCAACactatgtcccccccccccccctaaagaaaaaaaaaaatctcttccaTTGGTAACACAATGGTGAAAATGAGaagatttttcaaaataagatcTCAGTGCACCctgaataataatgaaaaaaaaagtctgagtGTCTATTGTGTTTCTGTAGAGGTTTCAGGAAATTGAGGAAGCCCATTTGCAACAGATGAAACATTTGATTAAAGCTTATTCCCACTCCATAGAAGACACTCATGTACAAGTTGGCCAGGTATGTTGGACGCTTTGCAACATCTCAGACCTCATGTCACACACGATTTGTTAAATGTCTGGAGATAATCATCATCGTCTGCTTTGCTGCAGGTCCATGAGGAATTCAAGcaaaatgtagaaaatattGGCATCAATACCCTCATCCAGAAATTTGCAGAGCTGAAGGGCACTGGCAAGGAAAGGCCCGGTAATTAAGTCACAAAATATTTCTCGCAAAGTAAAATTAACATGCAAGAAGTATTTAAGCACTATGTATTGACTGAGTATgggaatacaaaaaaaaaaaaaaaagtgtttatatGTGTGTGCTGCAGCTGTAGTCAGTTTTGAGGAGTACATGACAGCCATAGCACCCGAGGGCGGAAAGAAGAGTCGGGCCAAAGCCTTCCGGATCCCCGGACTGGGCAAGCGGGACAAGGAGCCGGACTCCACGTAAGCATAATCGTCcttgtcctgttttttttttttttcttctccttatCTGATTGGCTCTAGTCTTTGCTGCTGGCTTTAATTTGTGTTATTGaacaatgaaagcaaatggaTTTGTTTTGCAGGGATTCTGCTGTGACTGAGATACCGGTCAGTATTCCATTTTATTCACAGTCACCACAGCAGCTATACTACAGTTGCATGGAATGTTTACTAAATTAGGGTGTtgtaaaagtcaaataaaaatgcaatatgaTGAAACTGTCGATTAAAATCATCACCAATATTTATGAAGAATTAATTGCTGCATTATATTTTTGTCAGGCTGCTGTGCTTGGGTTTCTtggattgtttattttttgtcttcttccaGAATTCACCCTTTGATGTAGACGATGAAGGATTCGTCATCCGAGCTGACAGCACTCAGAATGATATCCTTTTTCTGCTCCAATCATTTGGACACGCTGGGATGTTGAACTTTTACGAGTGTACAAAAACGGAGTCATGGCACGGGCGTCTCTTTCCGTTTATGGTCGCTAACGCTCGCTCCCTGGTCCTGACAGCCTCAAGATAACAACTGCTTTTCTCATTCGACAGCCTGGGGTGAAAATAGAGACAGGAAGCGGTTGgtattttgcaaaaataatctCCTACCCATGCTCAGATGTGCAATTGCCTCAGTTACGCTTTTGCACCTCTTTCTGTATTTCTGCATCTGCTCTGATTTCATTCAACTCGCAGAGaatccaatttattttttctcttctcacCAAGGCCTCGGTTCCAGTCCAGGAACTTGGGCAATATAAACCCATCCTCCtagttctttttcttgctcattCTGTGGATgctattctttcttttcattttccttgaCTCTTCTTGTCACGCTGCTCTAAAGAGAAGGACAACAACTTCTATTCCAGCGACTCCGACTTTGATGATGACGAGCCCAAGAAGTTCCAGATCCAGATCAGACCGGTGGCCAACAGCTCCCGCAGCAGTGCAGCCGCCCGTGAGAAGGAGCTGAAAGCTACTGTGGGAACTCTTACCTTGCCACCCAACAGAggggtatatatatatttttttttcattaaaaaaaaataaatgatgcaaaatactaaaatagctttctctttttctttcaggtAAAAGTCAAAAGGCATCTTTCcagtaagtttttttttttttttttgtgttttttttttataaatgctTTTGGACTGTCTCATAAATAAACCCTGAGGAAAAAGTGAATATTTATATAGGGTATTTCTAACCTtcagaaaacaaattaaatgaattaaaaaaaaacatttcaatgaagTGTCAGCAGTTAGATCACACAATGCTGCAAACTTGAATTATTCTGACTGTTTGTCTTGACAGGAAACTCGAGCACAGGCGGACGTACCGATGACGAGGGCACCTCTTCTcgaggtttttttcttttatttgcttATCTGTGATGTAGTTTGTTGCTAGCCTttgctttatttgtttgtgtggaaCGCTGCTTATTGTCGATTTCTCACATTGTGTTTTGTCATCATAGATGGTGAGCAGGAGGGCCTGCGCAGGTCAACTTCCAGTCCAGATCACAGCAGGTGAGATGAGCTCTGCTCTTCTTATCTGTTGCAAATGTGACTCACATGAAATCACCTGTGTTATTGtaaagatggggggggggggggcacttcAAAAtgctaaccttttttttttcccctccctctttAACAGATTGAGTTCTACAGCATCCGGTACCGACAGTCTGTTTGGGCCGCCTCTCGAAACAGCCTTGAAATTCAAAAGCTTTAGTGGTCGGGGACAGCTCCAACAACAAAGTTCCTTTGGTGCCTCTGAATGTGAGATAAAGACATTTGGTCGTTGACTTTGGAGACTCTGCCCATCGTGCGTGCGGCACATTAACTGCTGGCTTTTTTTGCACCAGATGCTGCCTTTTCATCAGACTCTTCCTCACCAGAGAACATTGAGGACTCGGGTTTGGACTCACCCTCCCTTCAGCCGCTCGACCCCTCCCCTGAGCCGGCGGGCTGGGCGGCGTGGCCTCCCGTTTCACAAAGCAAAGAACAGACACAAATACGAGGGCGACCTGCTGCTGACCCTTTCCTCTCAGCCTTCTGTGAGCCCTCCCCTGCTCAAAGTCCTCATGGGCAGGATGACCCCGTGACCGCTGTCGGTTCTTCCCGTTCCTCGAGACGCCCCTCAGACGTGGACTCCTCCTCAGCCGGGCGCTTCTTCCCTGCTTTCCAGCAGTCCTTCCCCTCAATGGAGATGGAGTCAGCGGCGTGGAACTGCAGACATCACCCCGAAGATCCCTTCTTTGCCGCTTTTGACAGGAACGTCACACAGGAGACCTTCAACCTGGCCGACGCCTGGCTGCGCCATCCTCCGCGCCCGACCCAGGACGGACGAGGAACGGAGGCGCGAGGGGACCCCTTCTCCATCGCTAGCGCTGACACCAAGCCGCTCCCGCCCCCTTCTTCCTCCACCTCATCTAATCGTAAAAACAGAGAGCGAAAACGAGACCGAAGCCTACCGCCGCCGGTTTCTTCCGATGACCCGTTTGCCATCACCATGATCGGAAGCCCCACCCACCAGTCGTCACTGGCTGCAGCAGGAGGAATAATCCCACGTAGCACCAGCAATAAGCTGACATTTGATAACAACCCGGAATCTTTTGCTCCATCGCAGCAGCCAAAGAAGGAACTTGCCCATTGGAATTCTCTCCATAACCCGTTTAGCGAGGGACAGCCGAGCAATTCCAGAGCAAACGACGCGGCGGGACTAGGGAAAGGAGATTGTGTCGGCGGCGAGAGGAGAAAACATCGCTCGTCAGAGAGCGAACCTCGCCGGAACGCTCCTCCGCTCACGAGACATTCTGGCCCGCAGGAGGATCTTTGTTTCTCCACGGACAAAGACCAAGACTGTCTGGACATCAACACGCCCCAGCCTTGCAGTGTCATCTCTCACAAGGGTATATGGATTTCCTCAACCTAGTCTATCAGGTCGGATGTAAACATCAATTGAAATTTGATTGTGCGTCTTTCCAAGGTACCAAACACCACTTTAGACATCAATCGTTTGACGTGGTCACGGCTGCTCTTTCCAGGGCCAACAAGCCCAGCAAGAAGAGCGCCAATCTACTCAGCGGCAATGACAGAGTAAGTAAGATACAGTCAAATACATTTAGTATTTTGCCACTTGTGTGTTTGGagcgttttttttctgaaaaatgATCATCCTTTCCTTTTAATGATTGGCACCCACTAACGCCTTGCCTTCCTTGTCCTCAGTCTCAGTCCCGGTCGTTGTGCTCCTCGCCTTTGCCGGAGCCCAGCGCCTCCCTCacctcctcgtcttcctccagTCCCAGCGAGTGGGGACCTCAATGTAGGGACGTTGAATGGGGAGGACAGAACCGAGCCCCCAGCCCTGCCCGGGTGCGGCAAGCCTCACCTTTGCCTTACCCGCTCCAGGACCAGCCGTCCAGAAAATGTAAGCCAGATTCAGAGCAGAGAAATGTATTCCGTGACGTAGTCTTCACCTTATGAGAGGATTGGAATGAGTAAAAGGCCCAAACTTTTTTGCAACTTGATGTGGTCGTTTCCAGTGCACCTGTCCCGAGGCCCCAGTCCCCTTTCCCTCAGCACCCAGGAGGCTTGGCCCGTGGCCGCCGCCATCACCGAGTACATCAACGCTTACTTCAAGGGCGGACAACACAATCAGTGAGCTCGATGTTGAACGGCGCCGGTTCTCCGCTGTCAAATGACAACCATCTTGTCGTTCCTCTAGGTGTCTGGTGAAGATCACAGGCGATTTGACCATGTCCTTCCCAGCAGGCATCAGCCGCATTTTCACAGCAAAGCCCAACGTCCCTGTGCTCAGCTTCCGACTGGTCAACATTTCCAAAATAGACCACTTCTTACCTAATCAGAAGCTTCTCTTCAGGTTTTTacttatttctttctttttccttgcTGTAATTTCCGGAATGAGCCGCTAGCAGCGCAGAATGTGCCCACAGTGATCCGTCTCAGAGTGACCCGGAGGCCCGAGACTTCTGGTTCAACATGCAGGCCCTGCAGGTGTACTTGCAGCGGGAGGCTGAACTCAACCCCCAGGCCTCTTACTACAATGTCGGACTGCTCAAGTATCAGGTAAGATCAATATTTATTAGTAAGATCAATAtttatgtcattgttttttggggaaagTTTCATGTGTCGGATGTGTGGTATGGGCACGCGGTATCGCTGACTACTCAAGGATTGACTTTGTGTTGCTATTATTTTGTCCCGCTCATGTTTCATAGCCAGGCTAGCAAGTTGTTGATGTACGTGCAGGTGTCATCTCAGGATCCAGCCCGGGCTCCTCTCCTGCTGTCGGGGGAGTGCCAGCGCAGCGGCACAGTGACCCGGGTGTCGCTGGACTACCATTGCTGTCCCGTCACAGCGCCGTCCACTCAGCTCACCGCCGTCCaggtgctgctgcagttggaCCACACGGCGGCCGACCTGCAGTGTCAGCCGCCTGCCTCCTGGTGAGCCAATGAGAATTGGAAAATGACCTGTCcatttaataatgaaaatattagAAATGAATCCTTGGCAGCAGCGATGAGGAAGTGGCAGAGTCCCAGTTGGCACTAAAAGCTGTCGACATGCTGACCCTCAGCTGGACAGGCCACTcagtatgtttgttttgaggGCTGCTCTAGATGCTAAAAATAGTAACAGCAGATGACAACATGGCGTTTGGACTACGAGAGAGAGAAGGTCAAAGAGTCAGCGAGTGTTTTTGTGCCTCTGCAGGAACGCCGAGGAAAGACGTCTGCTGTGGAAGCTTGCCAACCTCTCGCCCACCAACCACAGCAAAGGTCAGAGCTAAGAGGGAGGAAATTAAACAGCTTAACATTATATCCAATCTGCATGGCATCATTGGCATGATTGCCTCTTCAACTGTGTGTCGTTGTGGTGCCCTCGTGCAAAGCAGATCTTAAGTCGCTCCTGAAAAGCACGAGTCGCTCTGGAAACTGCTTTATTCCTTGTATTTTTTGAAGTTGCAGAGGCCTGTTAAAAtgggagggttagggttagcaaGGGAATAGGAAGTTATAGTCTCACCTAGCAGTGTTTTATCGTTGCATACTGTAGAAATAGTAGCAAGAATCTCGGAGTAAGTGACAGCCGTGCAAAGAGGTTTGTACTTGCCTATAGATTCCATATGATGTAAAAGCATTTTCTTTCTATGAGACTAAATGAAACTCTTTCCCTCGCTTTCAATTCTAGCAGTATTTTTATACGGCCCGCGGCCATCAAAAGCCATTTTCTTCAGACGCACGCAGCCGATCTGACTGGATTGTGTGCCAACAGGCTCGGGGACTCTGTGTGCCAGCTGGCAGTGTTTGGAGGTCCCTCGCGGCCCCCCGCCCAACCTGGCCGTTCAGTTTGTGGGCTCCGGGGCCTCTCTGTCAGGCATGGACGTGGAGCTGGTCGGCAGCCGCTATCGCATGTCGCTCATCAAGAAGAGATTCGCCACAGGTGAtgctttgggaaaaaaaataaaataaaaaaaagtctttttttaattgacggTATATAATGAAtcaaatgaatttgacacttttcttCTCCACTGTGTGCCCAATAGGAAAGTATATGGCAGGCTGCACCTTGTGAACATAATGACATCGTTGGAGCTTCTGAGACGTTTGCTACTAGGTCAATGTTGAAGGACCACAAGCACTTAATTGTGACACTGTTTCTGCTGCTATGGTCTCTTTATTGTCTCTTGTGTGTTCATTTTTCCTGGAGAAAATGTACTTCCTTGTTTCATCCCTTTATACTACTGGACTGCAAACTAAGCTAAATGTTAAAAGTCGACACTTGGTGTACAGGGAAGCATGTATTGAGTAATAACTTAAGCATAGTCTGAGTGGCAATTGAACACTTAAGAGTAGGAAGTGACTGGCATATCCTAAATGATTGAACAGGGTCATTGTTATATCTTCTTCTctaccttaaaaaaaaaaaaaaaaaaaaagaagcaatgtTTGCATATCTGCTGTTTGCTCCAAAAGGAGGCTTTGTGATAtttaataacaacaacaaaaacaatccatGTAGTCATCTTTGGTTTACGCCAGTTTATTATTCTTACACATTGTGACCAGGTACAAAATACAACTGAATTAAGCAGTTTACCAACCACCATGTGTCCTTGGGCTAGATAAAGTGGTGGtttcaaaatacacaaaataagGGTTCAGTATACTTGTAAGAGGACCCAAATCTAGttccataaaaaaagaatcatcgGCCAAAGATCTAAAACAGTCttacaaaacattaaaaagaacaGCCAGAAATGAGCTTTTCAAAGGCAAAGGACAGACAGGAATACATCTCAAAAAGCCTTAAATAAGTCCGTACAAAAATGGAGGGGAGAATAGGAGTAAACACAAAGAATAGTTCATCTAACTAGGAACTATTCTTCATACTTAAATCAATCACACGCAAAGTCTTATTGGTTACcaaaccattttgttttcttcagatACAATGAGGAGAGAAATGAGGCCACTGAGCATACGTTCTACATAGAAAGATATACTGAATATATAATTTTGTAAAATGGTAATCGTCTGCTAAGGCGCTCTGAAACGGGCCTCCTGAAGATTCTGGCTTGCTACGACAGGTCTGTAATGGGTGGGGCCGAGATGACAACTATTTACACTCAATGCCACATTGACTCAGCCTCCCACACCTCCATTACATGAACCGAGAAATCTATTGAGGTAAAACACAGTAACTTGCCCTTTGGTTaccaaaaatgaaagcaaatgcaACTAGATCTGCTGCAAagccatttgtgtttatttgctcTCTAATTTAAGGTCCATACACTAGTGCACtctatccatccgtccatccatcaaaGGTaacgcttgtccccacgggggttatGGGGCGTGCTGAAGCCTAACTAACCCAGCTTGTTCGGGCAGCAGGCGGGTTGCCAGCcatgcaaacatgcaaactccacacaatcAAGCCCGCACCCtcttaactgtgaggcggacgtgctaaccagtgctccactGAGCTTCACGTTTAAGACCATTCAGGAcgcttggaaaacatgttggaacgcggccccgaggactagagcttgacacctgtgacctttgaccatgatatttccctaataaagtggcctgttattaggtacacttgaaaatggcgctgtacctaatggagtgtccgagtgacgtcacagatcaaacagccaatcagaaagtgggggtgagggcgggtgtggcacttttcacttaaaccaggggtgtcgacctccagtcctcgaggggccgcgttccaatatgttttccaagtgaccctcgttaagcgcacctgcgtgaaaagttttagctcctttcacgttccgcaggagctaaaacatttcacgcaggtgcgcttaacgagggaatcacaccgccattttc from the Syngnathus acus chromosome 4, fSynAcu1.2, whole genome shotgun sequence genome contains:
- the fcho1 gene encoding F-BAR domain only protein 1; translated protein: MMAFFQNNFWGEKNGGFDVLYHNMKHGQLATKELAEFVRERAAIEETYSKSMGKLAKMASNGSPQGTFAPMWDVFRVSSDKLALCHLELMRKMNDLIRDINKYGDEQVKIHRKTKEDMVGTVEAVQALQVQSGHLQKSKEGYHAKCLELERLRKEGAPQKEQEKADLKSKKAAESFALCIEKHNRVGGEFEQKMNESAQRFQEIEEAHLQQMKHLIKAYSHSIEDTHVQVGQVHEEFKQNVENIGINTLIQKFAELKGTGKERPAVVSFEEYMTAIAPEGGKKSRAKAFRIPGLGKRDKEPDSTDSAVTEIPNSPFDVDDEGFVIRADSTQNGCSKEKDNNFYSSDSDFDDDEPKKFQIQIRPVANSSRSSAAAREKELKATVGTLTLPPNRGVKVKRHLSRNSSTGGRTDDEGTSSRDGEQEGLRRSTSSPDHSRLSSTASGTDSLFGPPLETALKFKSFSGRGQLQQQSSFGASEYAAFSSDSSSPENIEDSGLDSPSLQPLDPSPEPAGWAAWPPVSQSKEQTQIRGRPAADPFLSAFCEPSPAQSPHGQDDPVTAVGSSRSSRRPSDVDSSSAGRFFPAFQQSFPSMEMESAAWNCRHHPEDPFFAAFDRNVTQETFNLADAWLRHPPRPTQDGRGTEARGDPFSIASADTKPLPPPSSSTSSNRKNRERKRDRSLPPPVSSDDPFAITMIGSPTHQSSLAAAGGIIPRSTSNKLTFDNNPESFAPSQQPKKELAHWNSLHNPFSEGQPSNSRANDAAGLGKGDCVGGERRKHRSSESEPRRNAPPLTRHSGPQEDLCFSTDKDQDCLDINTPQPCSVISHKGTKHHFRHQSFDVVTAALSRANKPSKKSANLLSGNDRSQSRSLCSSPLPEPSASLTSSSSSSPSEWGPQCRDVEWGGQNRAPSPARVRQASPLPYPLQDQPSRKLHLSRGPSPLSLSTQEAWPVAAAITEYINAYFKGGQHNQCLVKITGDLTMSFPAGISRIFTAKPNVPVLSFRLVNISKIDHFLPNQKLLFSDPSQSDPEARDFWFNMQALQVYLQREAELNPQASYYNVGLLKYQVSSQDPARAPLLLSGECQRSGTVTRVSLDYHCCPVTAPSTQLTAVQVLLQLDHTAADLQCQPPASWNAEERRLLWKLANLSPTNHSKGSGTLCASWQCLEVPRGPPPNLAVQFVGSGASLSGMDVELVGSRYRMSLIKKRFATGKYMAGCTL